In Flavobacteriales bacterium, the genomic window CATTTTGATATACCTCTTCAAAGATGTCTTTGAAGCGACCATCGTAAGCTTTCAGAATGGTGTTTTTTGTTGATAGGTATAAAGGCCATCCTTTTGCTAGTGCTTGGTTAAAGCAAGAGCGTGCGAAACCGTAAATAGACTCATCGGTATTGTACATACTCATAGCTACACCACCTTGTCCTTCGTACTGATATACTTCCCAACTTACTTCCTCACCATTTTCAGGAGTGAAAGTCATGGTTAATTTACCTTTTCCTTTAATTACGGTATCTGTTGCTTTGTACTGATCTCCAAAAGCGTGACGACCTATACAAATAGGCTTGGTCCAGTTCGGTACTAATCGTGGTACATTAGAGCAAATTATAGGCTCTCTAAATACAGTGCCACCAACGATATTTCTTATCGTACCGTTTGGTGATCGCCACATTTTTTTCAAACCAAATTCTTCTACTCTATCTTCATCAGGAGTAATAGTAGCACATTTGATTCCTACCTTATACTTCTTGATAGCATTTGCGGCATCAATGGTTATTTGGTCATCTGTCTCATCTCTACTTTCCATTCCTAAGTCATAATATTTGATATCTAAATCGAGGTATGGAAGGATTAATTTGTCTTTGATAAATTTCCAAATGATGCGCGTCATTTCATCGCCATCTAATTCTACTACTGGATTGTTTACTTTAATTTTACTCATGATAATTTTATTCGATTTTTAAGTGTGCAAATGTACTATTTAGTATCCGAAAACATCTTCCAAAGACAAGAATTTTACATCGCCATATTCTTTTAGTGCTTCAATGTTCAGTTCATCTTTATTTCCTAGTACCAAAATGGTGTAGTCATTACCACTCATGTGGTCATTATGGAAGTTGGTTAAATCTGTCATTTCGAAGCTGTCGATGTTGTCGAAGATATCCTTTCTAGAATCGTAATCGTAACCCAGTCTTTTAGCCGATTCGTAGTTGAAAAGAACACGGTCTTTGGTGATACGTTCGGTACGAATCTTTTGTATAACGGCCTCTTTAGCATTTTCTAAGTTGGCTTCGACTTCTGGAATAGTTGTGAGAAGCTCGTTCATACCTACCATAGCCTCAGCTAGTTTGTCAGCTTGAGTACCTATGTAGGCTGTTACATAATGTGATTTGTCATTTTCTCTTGGAGTGCTGTAAGCACTATAAACAGAATAGGCTAAAGCCTTAGATTCACGTAGTGTTTGGAAAACGATACTTCCCATACTACCACCAAAATATTCATTATGAAGTTTTATAAGTGGCATTTTTTCAGCATTGAATTTTTGACCTTTCGCAACCATTAATATTTCTGCTTGTTTCATGTCGTAATCGATGACATAAACAGAAGTTTCATTGATGTCCAATTCTTTAAAGTCTTCAACTTCTTGGATAGGCTTCAATTCGGAAGGAATAGTATGGAGTTCAGCTATACTTTTTTCTGCATCTTCAAACGATTTTGGACCATAGTATAACACACGGTGTTCGTAGGAAGTCATGTTGCGAATAATATCAATCAATTCATCTGATGTTGTCGCCATTATTTCTTCATCTGATAGGGTGTTTGTAAATGGATTAATAGGACCATATTTAGCATAATTGCTCAGTCCGCTATAAAGAATAGTTTGCTTATTGAGTTTAGCATCAGCTCTCTTTTTCAAAGTATTCAGTTTAAGGTTTTCTAGTGCCTCTTCATTAGCCACTACATCTGATAATAGTTTTTCGAAAAGCCTTACAGATTCATCAAAGTTATCGTCTAGTCCTGTTAGGGTAATATAACTTTGTTCATTTTGGCTATTTACAGATAGTTCACAGCCTAGTTTATAAAACTCTTCTTTTTTACTAGCAGGACTCATGTCTTCAGTACCAAGATAGTTGAAGTAGTCAATGGCCATGCTTAATTTTTTACTGTGGTTTTTACCTCTATCGCTAATGTAGAATAACTTAAATCGGCTATTCTCTTGATTTTTCATGTACAATAGCGGCACACCTATATCAGCTTGTTTGATGTCGCTGGCATAATCTAGGAAGTCAGGCTCAATATTAGGGACTTCATCTTCAAAGATTTTAGTTAAGAATTCGGATTGTGAATCTCTATTCACTTCGACTGGTGTGATAGCAGGCTTAGTTACTTTAGTAACGTCCGTATCTTCGCCTAAATTCTTACGTACATATACGTAGTTGTCTTGGTAATATTTTTTAGCGACTTCCATCACTTCTTCTTTGCTAATGCTTTCTAGCACCTCCATCTCTTTGACGTAGTCTTTCCAGTCGACACGTTGAATAAAGGCTTGTACGAATTCGTTGGCTCTACTTGAGTTACTTTCGTAAACTTTTATTTTAGAAAGTTTCATGTCACTAATTATAGCAGGGATAAGCCAATCTGGGAAATCTCCACTTTTCACTTTTTCTACTTCGCTAATTAGTAAGTCTTTCAATTCATCTAGAGTCTGTCCTTGTTTAGGAGAGCCATACAATATATGTGTGCTATAATCAGAAAGTATGTAAGGGAAACAACTAGCTTGTAGGACTTTTTGTTGTTGGTTTAAGTTGAGGTCAATAAGTCCTGCTTGGCTGTTACTCAATATCATATCGATGATACGCATCACTTGTGTTTCTCTGTCTTTAACACCGGGGAAACGATAACCTAAATATAATCGTTCTGTTTCTGGTCCAAATACATCTTTCACTATAGGTTCAGTGATAGCTTCTTCAACACCTGCTGAGAATACAGGATCTTCTTTTCTCTCATAGCTACCAAATTTTTGGTTTACCCAATGGATTACTGAGTCAGGGTCAAAATCTCCGGACATACATATAGCCATATTGTTAGGCACATAGTTCTTGTTGAAGTACTTTCTAATTTCTGATAGAGAAGGGTTTTTAAGGTGCTCAATAGTACCAATAGTTGTTTGAGTTCCGTAGGTGTGTTTTTGAAAAAGACCTTCTAGTAGTGCTTCAAACATCTTACGGCCATCACTATCTAATCCTCTATTTTTTTCTTCATATACAGCCTCGAGTTCGGTATGAAAAAGTCGAAATACTGGCATACGAAAACGTTCAGCTTCAATGTCGAGCCATTTTTTCAATTGGTTAGAAGGTATATCGTTAACATAGACGGTAGCCTCGGCAGAGGTGTAGGCATTTGTTCCTTTAGCACCTATGTTAGATACCATTTTGTCATATTCGTTAGCGATTGCATATTTGGCAGCTTCGCCAGAAACAGAGTCAATTTGTGCCCATATTCTATCTCTATTTTCGGTATCACTCATATCGATTTGACGGTATTCTTCGTATAAACCTTCTATTTGTTTTAGCATAGGCTCTTCTTTTGAGTAATCTAAAGAACCGTATTTGTCAGTCCCTTTAAAAAGCATGTGCTCAAGATAATGTGCTAGTCCGGTTGCATCAGAGGGATCGTTTTTACTTCCTGCTCTAGTTGCAATATAGGTTTGCACTCTTGGTGCATCTTTGTAAACAGAAAGATAAACTTTAAGCCCGTTATCTAGTGTGTAGATACGTGCTTTCATTGGGTCGTTCTGAACCTTTTCATAGTTGTTTTCTATTTTGCTCATTCTTTCGTTGACGTTGTATCCTATCCAAGCCAAAGCGACAAGAATAAGGATGATTGTTAATTTACTTTTCATAGTATTTTAGTTAATTGTTAGAAGTTTATTTCAAGGTCAAACCCTTCCTTTAATGTTAGTAAGTGAGGATTTTTCTTAGCCATTTTTTTAAATTTATCTTCAGGGGTGTATGCTTTTATTTCTTCTTCTTTAATGGGTTTAATATCTATTTTTAAAGTGATTTTATCGTTTTCAAGCTTTGACTTCAAATACCCTAAAATATTCGATCTCTCTTCGTTTAACACCTCTTCTTGAACTTTATTGTCCAGCGACACACATATATTATAATCGTCCCCAAGTATTGCTTTTTTATCTCTCAGAATAGATAGAAGATTGTGCTTCCCATCGTTTTGTTTTTCACTAGCGAATTTTTGCCAACAGCTATTTAGATTTTCCTGTGTAAAGTCTTTGGTGTTGAGGTTTTCTAAGTGTGTTGTTTGACTTGTTTCTTCTTCTTGTTTTTTCTCTTCAGAACCGATGTTTATTGAAATTGTTTTATTCTCGAGATTATCTTTGAAATTGACAATTTTAATGGATTTTTTAGATTCTTTAGGTAAGTCAATTTCTGGTTTTTCAATAACCATTTCTACAACTTTCTCTTGTGTTTTGTTAAAGGTAGGTGTGCTATTGTCAGAAAGAAGTGGTTTTGGGGTCTCTTTTAGCTGATTTTCGGTTTGTTTTTTAACGACGAAGGTTTTTTTTTCTGTCGTTTGGTTTATTTCTTTAACGCCGCAAATTTGCATGAGAGTAATCTCGACCAATAGTCGCTGATTTTTACTCATTCTGTAGTTCAAATCTACTTTATTGCAAAGTTCTAGAGCTTTTAGCAAGTGGTGTTGTTCCCATGTATTACTTTGCTCCAAATAACGTTGCTTTATGCTATCGCCAACCTCCAAAAGACTAAGGGTAGTTGGATCTTTGGCAACTAATAAATTTCTGAAGTGCATCCCTAAGCCGTTGATGAAATGATGTCCGTCGAAGCCATTATTTAAAATTTCATTAAATCCGTTTAGGGCAGACGGGATATCGGCATTATACAAAGCGTCTGTTACCTTAAAATAATAGTCGTAATCTAGTATGTTGAGGTTTTGAATAACCGCTTGGTAAGTCAATTTATCTCCGCAAAAACTGATGATTTGATCAAATATGGAAAGAGCATCTCTTAATGCGCCGTCGGCTTTTTGAGCGATAATATGTAAAGCTTCCTGTTCGGCTTCTATGCCTTCATTTTTAGCTACATAGGCCAAGTGATTCGCAATGTCGGCTATCTGTATGCGTTTGAAATCAAAAATCTGACAACGGGATAATATGGTAGGTATAATTTTATGCTTCTCGGTTGTGGCCAATATAAAAAGAGCATGAGCGGGGGGCTCTTCTAAGGTTTTTAGAAAAGCGTTAAATGCTGCTTGAGAAAGCATATGAACCTCATCAATAATATAGATGTTGTATTTACCGACTTGCGGGGCGAATCGTACTTGGTCAACTAATTCACGAATTTTATCCACTCCATTGTTTGAAGCAGCATCTAGCTCGTGTATGTTGAAAGAATGGTGTTCGTTAAAGCCTTTACAAGAGTCGCATTCATCACAAGCCTC contains:
- a CDS encoding isocitrate dehydrogenase (NADP(+)); translated protein: MSKIKVNNPVVELDGDEMTRIIWKFIKDKLILPYLDLDIKYYDLGMESRDETDDQITIDAANAIKKYKVGIKCATITPDEDRVEEFGLKKMWRSPNGTIRNIVGGTVFREPIICSNVPRLVPNWTKPICIGRHAFGDQYKATDTVIKGKGKLTMTFTPENGEEVSWEVYQYEGQGGVAMSMYNTDESIYGFARSCFNQALAKGWPLYLSTKNTILKAYDGRFKDIFEEVYQNEFKTEFDKAGLIYEHRLIDDMVAAALKWNGAFVWACKNYDGDVQSDTVAQGFGSLGLMTSTLVTPEGDVMEAEAAHGTVTRHYRQHQQGNKTSTNPIASIFAWTRGLAFRGKLDNNQALIDFCQTLEDVCVDTVEGGVMTKDLALCIHGKDLNESHYVVTEDFLDALDQGLKAKMA
- a CDS encoding insulinase family protein; amino-acid sequence: MKSKLTIILILVALAWIGYNVNERMSKIENNYEKVQNDPMKARIYTLDNGLKVYLSVYKDAPRVQTYIATRAGSKNDPSDATGLAHYLEHMLFKGTDKYGSLDYSKEEPMLKQIEGLYEEYRQIDMSDTENRDRIWAQIDSVSGEAAKYAIANEYDKMVSNIGAKGTNAYTSAEATVYVNDIPSNQLKKWLDIEAERFRMPVFRLFHTELEAVYEEKNRGLDSDGRKMFEALLEGLFQKHTYGTQTTIGTIEHLKNPSLSEIRKYFNKNYVPNNMAICMSGDFDPDSVIHWVNQKFGSYERKEDPVFSAGVEEAITEPIVKDVFGPETERLYLGYRFPGVKDRETQVMRIIDMILSNSQAGLIDLNLNQQQKVLQASCFPYILSDYSTHILYGSPKQGQTLDELKDLLISEVEKVKSGDFPDWLIPAIISDMKLSKIKVYESNSSRANEFVQAFIQRVDWKDYVKEMEVLESISKEEVMEVAKKYYQDNYVYVRKNLGEDTDVTKVTKPAITPVEVNRDSQSEFLTKIFEDEVPNIEPDFLDYASDIKQADIGVPLLYMKNQENSRFKLFYISDRGKNHSKKLSMAIDYFNYLGTEDMSPASKKEEFYKLGCELSVNSQNEQSYITLTGLDDNFDESVRLFEKLLSDVVANEEALENLKLNTLKKRADAKLNKQTILYSGLSNYAKYGPINPFTNTLSDEEIMATTSDELIDIIRNMTSYEHRVLYYGPKSFEDAEKSIAELHTIPSELKPIQEVEDFKELDINETSVYVIDYDMKQAEILMVAKGQKFNAEKMPLIKLHNEYFGGSMGSIVFQTLRESKALAYSVYSAYSTPRENDKSHYVTAYIGTQADKLAEAMVGMNELLTTIPEVEANLENAKEAVIQKIRTERITKDRVLFNYESAKRLGYDYDSRKDIFDNIDSFEMTDLTNFHNDHMSGNDYTILVLGNKDELNIEALKEYGDVKFLSLEDVFGY
- a CDS encoding DNA polymerase III subunit gamma/tau; the protein is MENFVVSARKYRPATFDTVVGQQSITNTLKNAINNNHLAQAFLFCGPRGVGKTSCARILAKTINCMNLSPETEACDECDSCKGFNEHHSFNIHELDAASNNGVDKIRELVDQVRFAPQVGKYNIYIIDEVHMLSQAAFNAFLKTLEEPPAHALFILATTEKHKIIPTILSRCQIFDFKRIQIADIANHLAYVAKNEGIEAEQEALHIIAQKADGALRDALSIFDQIISFCGDKLTYQAVIQNLNILDYDYYFKVTDALYNADIPSALNGFNEILNNGFDGHHFINGLGMHFRNLLVAKDPTTLSLLEVGDSIKQRYLEQSNTWEQHHLLKALELCNKVDLNYRMSKNQRLLVEITLMQICGVKEINQTTEKKTFVVKKQTENQLKETPKPLLSDNSTPTFNKTQEKVVEMVIEKPEIDLPKESKKSIKIVNFKDNLENKTISINIGSEEKKQEEETSQTTHLENLNTKDFTQENLNSCWQKFASEKQNDGKHNLLSILRDKKAILGDDYNICVSLDNKVQEEVLNEERSNILGYLKSKLENDKITLKIDIKPIKEEEIKAYTPEDKFKKMAKKNPHLLTLKEGFDLEINF